One genomic segment of Brassica napus cultivar Da-Ae chromosome A3, Da-Ae, whole genome shotgun sequence includes these proteins:
- the LOC106419760 gene encoding glucomannan 4-beta-mannosyltransferase 2 — protein MDGVTPKFVLPETFDGVRMEITGQLGMIWELVKAPVIVPLLQLAVYICLLMSVMLLCERVYMGIVIVLVKLFWKKPDKRYKFEPIQDDEELGSSNFPVVLVQIPMFNEREVYKLSIGAASGLSWPSDRLVIQVLDDSTDPTVKQMVEMECQRWASKGINIRYQIRENRVGYKAGALKEGLKRSYVKHCEYVVIFDADFQPEPDFLRRSIPFLVHNPKIALVQARWRFVNSDECLLTRMQEMSLDYHFTVEQEVGSATHAFFGFNGTAGIWRIAAINEAGGWKDRTTVEDMDLAVRASLRGWKFLYLGDLQVKSELPSTFRAFRFQQHRWSCGPANLFRKMVMEIVRNKKVRFWKKVYVIYSFFFVRKVIAHWVTFCFYCVVLPLTILVPEVKVPIWGSVYIPSIITILNSVGTPRSIHLLFYWILFENVMSLHRTKATLIGLFEAGRANEWVVTAKLGSGQSAKGNTKGLKKFPRIFKLPDRLNTLELGFAAFLFVCGCYDFVHGKNNYFIYLFLQTMSFFISGLGWIGTYVPS, from the exons aTGGATGGTGTTACACCAAAGTTTGTGTTACCGGAGACATTCGACGGCGTGAGGATGGAGATCACAGGCCAGCTAGGCATGATCTGGGAGCTTGTCAAAGCACCAGTCATTGTCCCTCTTCTTCAGCTAGCGGTTTACATCTGCTTGCTCATGTCTGTCATGTTGCTATGTGAGAGGGTTTACATGGGAATCGTCATCGTACTCGTCAAGCTCTTCTGGAAAAAGCCAGACAAACGTTACAAGTTCGAGCCCATTCAAGATGATGAAGAGCTTGGAAGCTCTAACTTCCCAGTGGTCCTCGTCCAAATCCCCATGTTCAACGAACGAGAG GTTTACAAGCTATCAATAGGAGCGGCAAGTGGACTATCATGGCCGTCCGATCGTCTCGTGATTCAAGTCTTGGATGACTCAACAGATCCTACTGTTAAG CAAATGGTGGAGATGGAATGCCAAAGATGGGCAAGTAAAGGAATCAATATAAGGTATCAAATCAGAGAGAACAGAGTTGGTTACAAGGCTGGTGCGTTAAAAGAAGGTCTCAAACGCAGTTACGTCAAGCATTGCGAGTATGTTGTCATCTTCGACGCTGATTTTCAGCCCGAACCGGACTTTCTTCGCCGTAGCATTCCATTTCTCGTCCACAATCCCAAAATTGCACTCGTCCAGGCTCGATGGAGATTTG TAAATTCCGATGAATGCTTGTTGACGAGGATGCAAGAAATGTCGTTGGACTATCATTTCACTGTTGAGCAAGAAGTCGGTTCAGCAACACATGCTTTCTTCGGTTTCAACG GGACCGCCGGAATATGGAGGATAGCGGCCATAAATGAAGCAGGCGGATGGAAAGATAGGACCACCGTGGAAGATATGGACCTCGCCGTCCGAGCAAGTCTCCGTGGCTGGAAATTTCTCTACCTCGGTGACCTTCAG gTGAAAAGTGAGCTTCCAAGTACTTTTAGAGCCTTCCGTTTCCAGCAACATAGATGGTCTTGTGGACCTGCAAATCTCTTTAGAAAAATGGTCATGGAGATCGTCAGAAACAAG AAAGTGAGATTCTGGAAGAAAGTGTATGTGATCTACAGCTTCTTCTTTGTGAGGAAAGTCATTGCACATTGGGTCACATTTTGTTTCTACTGCGTTGTTCTTCCTCTCACCATTCTTGTCCCTGAAGTTAAAGTTCCCATTTGGGGTTCCGTTTATATCCCTTCCATCATCACTATCCTAAACTCCGTCGGCACTCCCAG GTCCATTCATCTGCTGTTCTATTGGATCCTATTCGAGAATGTGATGTCGCTGCACCGGACAAAGGCCACACTCATTGGTCTGTTTGAGGCAGGTAGAGCTAACGAATGGGTCGTGACTGCTAAGCTTGGAAGCGGTCAAAGCGCTAAAGGGAACACAAAAGGGCTTAAAAAGTTCCCAAGAATATTCAAATTGCCTGATAG ATTGAATACGTTGGAGCTAGGATTCGCGGCGTTCTTGTTCGTGTGTGGATGCTATGACTTTGTGCACGGGAAGAACAACTACTTCATCTACTTGTTTCTTCAGACAATGTCCTTCTTCATCAGTGGGCTTGGCTGGATTGGGACTTATGTTCCGAGTTAG
- the LOC106419522 gene encoding DNA repair protein RAD5A: MGTKVSDHLLSTVRSVVGSDYSDMDIIRALHMANLDPTAAINIIFDTPSFSKPNDIAAAAAAANSTPRGVNGGKRMEDGLKVCPFSEGAANHHRVEEEVDESVSGDECWWFVGCSELSGLSTCKGRRLKAGDELLFTFPSSKALKSEATMPGKRFGRGRPSARNVSDIVRFSTKDSGEIGRIPNEWAKCLLPLVRDKKVRIEGRCKSAPESLGIMDTILLSVSVYINSSMFQKHSATSLKVATNTAEESTFHPLPNLLRLLGLTPFKKAEFTPEDLSTRKRPLSSKDPVSTSLLQLNKVKKLNQDADGDENEHCISDGDLDNIVGVGDSSDLQEMETPRKLLCELRAYQKQALHWMTQLEKGNCTDEAATMLHPCWEAYCLADKRELVVYLNSFTGDATIHFPSTLQMARGGILADAMGLGKTVMTISLMLAHSWKAALTGVQCLINEGDKGISSSLDESTSPSVKATKFPGFDKKLLEQQSALENGGNLIICPMTLLAQWKSEIEMHAKPGSLSVYLHYGPDRPKDVKLLTQSDVVITTYGVLTSEFFAENSAKSEGLYAVRWFRIVLDEAHTIKNSKTQVSLAAAALVSDRRWCLTGTPIQNTLEDLYSLLRFLRIEPWGTWAWWNKLVQKPFEEGDERGLKLVQSILKPIMLRRTKSSTDREGRPILVLPPADARVIYCELSESERDFYDALFKRSKVKFDQFVQQGKVLHNYASILELLLRLRQCCDHPFLVMSRGDTAQYSDLNKLAKRFLGGKSCGLEKEGKDVLPSVAFVQEVVEELSKGEQGECPICLEAFEDAVLTPCAHRLCRECLLASWRNSSSGLCPVCRKTVSKQELITAPTESRFQVDVEKNWVESSKITALLEELESFRSSGSKSIIFSQWTAFLDLLQIPLSRNNISFVRLDGTLNQQQREKVLKEFSEDGSIMVMLMSLKAGGVGINLTAASNAFVMDPWWNPAVEEQAVMRIHRIGQTKEVKIRRFIIKGTVEERMEAVQARKQRMISGALTDQEVRSARIEELKMLFT, encoded by the exons ATGGGGACGAAAGTTTCAGACCATCTGCTCTCCACCGTCAGATCAGTCGTGGGATCCGATTACTCAGACATGGACATAATCAGAGCCCTTCACATGGCGAATCTCGATCCCACGGCTGCCATCAATATAATCTTCGACACTCCCAGTTTCAGCAAACCTAACGATAtagccgccgccgccgccgccgctaATTCTACTCCGAGGGGGGTTAATGGAGGGAAGAGAATGGAGGACGGCTTAAAGGTCTGTCCTTTTAGTGAAGGAGCAGCGAACCATCATCGCGTGGAGGAAGAAGTAGATGAGAGTGTTTCAGGGGATGAGTGTTGGTGGTTCGTGGGATGTTCCGAGTTGTCGGGGTTGTCGACGTGTAAAGGAAGGAGATTGAAGGCTGGTGATGAGCTGTTGTTTACGTTTCCGAGTAGTAAAGCGTTAAAGTCCGAGGCTACGATGCCTGGGAAGCGATTTGGAAGGGGGAGGCCAAGTGCGCGTAATGTTTCTGATATCGTTAGGTTCTCTACGAAGGATTCAGGGGAG ATTGGTAGGATACCAAATGAGTGGGCTAAGTGTCTTCTACCGCTTGTGAGAGACAAGAAGGTTAGGATAGAAGGGAGATGCAAGTCGGCTCCTGAATCATTAGGCATTATGGATACAATTCTTCTTTCAGTAAG CGTATACATTAATAGTTCCATGTTTCAAAAGCATAGTGCTACTTCACTTAAGGTAGCCACTAATACGGCAGAGGAATCAACATTCCATCCTCTCCCAAACCTCTTGCGTTTACTTGGTTTGACTCCCTTTAAGAAG gcaGAGTTTACTCCTGAGGATTTGTCCACTCGGAAGCGACCTTTGAGCTCCAAG GATCCCGTTTCTACTTCGTTGCTTCAACTAAACAAGGTCAAGAAGCTTAATCAAGATGCAGACGGAGATGAAAACGAGCACTGTATCAGCGATGGTGATCTTGATAACATTGTTGGTGTTGGGGACAGTTCTGATTTACAG GAAATGGAAACTCCACGTAAACTTCTTTGTGAGCTTCGTGCTTATCAAAAGCAAGCACTTCACTGGATGACCCAACTGGAGAAAGGAAATTGCACTGATGAGGCAGCAACAATGCTTCACCCATGTTGGGAAGCGTACTGTTTAGCTGACAA GAGGGAGCTTGTTGTCTACCTGAACTCTTTCACTGGTGATGCAACAATACACTTTCCTAGCACACTTCAAATGGCAAGAGGAGGA ATTCTAGCAGACGCAATGGGTCTCGGGAAGACTGTAATGACCATATCCCTTATGCTTGCCCATTCATGGAAAGCTGCATTAACCGGGGTTCAATGCCTCATTAATGAAGGCGACAAAGGGATCAGCAGTTCTTTAGATGAGTCTACTAGTCCTTCAGTGAAGGCAACTAAATTTCCAGGTTTTGATAAGAAGCTTCTGGAACAGCAAAGTGCCCTTGAAAATGGTGGTAACCTCATTATATGTCCGATGACACTTTTAGCCCAGTGGAAG TCAGAGATTGAAATGCATGCTAAGCCTGGGTCCCTATCTGTATATCTTCATTACGGCCCTGACAGGCCAAAGGATGTGAAACTTCTAACCCAGAGTGATGTTGTCATCACCACATATGGGGTTCTAACATCCGAGTTTTTCGCAGAG AATTCAGCCAAGAGTGAAGGGCTTTATGCAGTTCGTTGGTTTAGGATTGTTCTTGACGAGGCACATACCATCAAAAACTCAAAAACCCAAGTATCCTTGGCTGCAGCAGCTTTGGTTTCTGATCGACGTTGGTGTCTTACGGGTACTCCTATTCAG AATACTTTGGAGGATTTATATAGCCTTCTACGATTTTTGAGGATTGAACCATGGGGAACTTGGGCATG GTGGAATAAACTTGTCCAAAAGCCATTTGAAGAGGGAGATGAGAGAGGGCTAAAGCTAGTCCAGTCTATCTTAAAACCTATCATGCTTAGGAGAACCAAGTCTAGCACCGATCGAGAAGGACG gcCGATTCTTGTTCTACCACCTGCTGATGCGCGGGTCATTTACTGTGAGCTCTCGGAGTCCGAGAGAGATTTCTACGATGCGCTGTTTAAAAGATCCAAG GTGAAATTTGATCAATTTGTTCAACAAGGGAAAGTTCTTCATAACTATGCTTCGATCCTGGAATTGCTTCTGCGTCTTAGACAGTGTTGTGATCACCCTTTTCTAGTAATGAG TCGAGGTGATACAGCGCAGTACTCTGATCTGAATAAGCTGGCTAAACGTTTTCTTGGTGGAAAATCTTGCGGTCTAGAGAAGGAAGGCAAAGATGTACTACCATCAGTGGCTTTTGTTCAGGAGGTGGTAGAGGAACTGAGCAAAGGAGAGCAAGGAGAGTGTCCAATATGCCTCGAAGCGTTTGAGGATGCCGTTTTAACACCGTGTGCTCATAGATTGTGTCGTGAGTGTCTCTTGGCGAGTTGGAGAAACTCTTCTTCTGGGTTATGTCCTGTGTGTAG GAAAACTGTGAGCAAACAAGAACTCATCACAGCACCAACCGAAAGTAGATTCCAGGTGGACGTGGAGAAGAATTGGGTAGAATCATCCAAAATCACTGCTCTTCTGGAAGAGCTTGAAAGTTTTCGTTCTTCAGGCTCTAAGAGCATTATCTTTAGCCAGTGGACTGCTTTTCTCGATCTCCTCCAAATTCCCCTCTCTCG GAACAACATTTCATTTGTGCGTCTGGATGGTACGCTAAACCAGCAGCAACGAGAGAAAGTCCTTAAAGAGTTTTCTGAAGATGGTAGTATCATG GTAATGTTGATGTCTCTAAAAGCTGGTGGGGTCGGGATAAATCTAACAGCTGCGTCCAATGCTTTTGTCATG GATCCATGGTGGAACCCAGCAGTAGAGGAACAAGCTGTTATGCGTATCCATCGTATAGGACAGACTAAGGAAGTCAAAATCAGAAGATTCATCATTAAG GGAACAGTTGAGGAGAGAATGGAGGCGGTTCAGGCGAGGAAACAGAGAATGATCTCTGGGGCTTTAACCGATCAAGAAGTACGAAGTGCACGTATAGAGGAACTCAAGATGTTGTTTACCTGA